The following are from one region of the Alicyclobacillus fastidiosus genome:
- a CDS encoding sigma-70 family RNA polymerase sigma factor — protein MEIEIDTLEAMVVQAQLCEGGARLRLMLQFQGLLCAVAHKYQSTCGFDEVYQEACVAFLAAIQSYQPDRGPFVAYAASKVHGDVRTGMRRLWRVEDRRKDVQAFEGEDDAQAFERVVAGSSAGTVEGQPEAVWTTSAALCEMIASAGLSGRESDWVHLFLAGWPPQAMARAYDVSAETVKTWRKRALSKLRKAAGVMGVDFQDFL, from the coding sequence GTGGAAATTGAGATCGATACGTTGGAAGCGATGGTCGTGCAGGCACAATTGTGTGAAGGCGGGGCGCGCCTTCGATTGATGCTGCAGTTTCAAGGGTTGCTCTGCGCAGTGGCGCACAAGTATCAGTCGACGTGTGGCTTCGACGAGGTGTACCAGGAGGCGTGCGTGGCGTTCCTCGCGGCCATTCAGTCTTACCAGCCGGACCGTGGGCCGTTTGTCGCTTACGCCGCCAGCAAGGTCCACGGAGATGTGCGGACGGGGATGCGACGGTTGTGGAGGGTGGAGGATCGGCGGAAAGACGTGCAGGCATTCGAAGGCGAGGATGACGCACAGGCGTTTGAGCGGGTGGTGGCGGGATCGAGCGCAGGTACTGTTGAAGGACAACCAGAGGCCGTCTGGACGACGTCTGCGGCACTCTGCGAGATGATCGCGAGCGCGGGCCTCAGTGGGCGTGAGAGTGACTGGGTGCACTTGTTTCTCGCCGGCTGGCCTCCGCAGGCGATGGCGCGGGCATACGACGTGAGCGCGGAGACCGTCAAGACGTGGCGCAAGCGGGCTCTGTCGAAGCTGAGGAAAGCAGCCGGGGTAATGGGCGTAGACTTTCAGGACTTCCTTTGA
- a CDS encoding retroviral-like aspartic protease family protein, giving the protein MSKLIALYRGNVRDDAFYFAPIINGRRIRDVVLDTGAFELTFNARVASILKLPNLGTIEISGVGGTVEAYQSRCTIRMWKHVYQDVPCIVHPALEEQALFGLRFFIDNGLKLSLNPKSATLAVQTD; this is encoded by the coding sequence TTGAGCAAACTCATCGCACTTTACCGTGGCAACGTCCGTGACGACGCATTCTACTTTGCGCCGATCATCAACGGCCGCCGAATCCGCGACGTCGTTCTCGACACTGGCGCGTTCGAACTCACGTTCAACGCCAGAGTTGCATCCATACTCAAATTACCGAATCTAGGTACTATCGAAATCAGCGGCGTGGGCGGCACAGTAGAGGCCTATCAATCCCGCTGCACCATCCGCATGTGGAAGCACGTCTACCAAGACGTTCCGTGCATTGTCCACCCAGCCCTGGAGGAACAAGCGCTCTTCGGACTGCGCTTCTTTATCGACAACGGCTTGAAACTCAGCTTAAACCCAAAGTCCGCCACCCTTGCGGTGCAGACAGACTAA
- the fabZ gene encoding 3-hydroxyacyl-ACP dehydratase FabZ gives MEFNLPLYVEDIRKILPHRYPFLLVDRVTDIEPGVSVKGYKMVTTNEPHFTGHYPDFNIMPGVLIVEAMAQLGGVAILSQSDFEGKRPLLSGIDGARFRGQVRPGDKLELELTIDRLKGRIGKGKGTAHVDGKLVAEAEILFAIVDAE, from the coding sequence TTGGAATTTAACTTGCCACTATACGTGGAGGACATTCGCAAAATCCTTCCACACCGCTACCCATTTTTGCTCGTGGACAGAGTAACCGACATCGAGCCAGGCGTCAGCGTCAAGGGATACAAAATGGTGACCACCAACGAACCGCATTTCACCGGTCACTACCCCGACTTCAACATCATGCCCGGCGTTCTCATCGTCGAGGCAATGGCTCAGCTCGGCGGGGTAGCCATCCTGTCGCAATCGGACTTCGAAGGGAAGCGCCCGCTGCTCTCGGGCATTGACGGCGCCCGCTTCCGCGGTCAGGTGCGCCCAGGGGACAAGCTCGAATTGGAACTAACCATCGACCGACTGAAAGGTCGCATCGGCAAGGGAAAAGGTACCGCTCACGTCGACGGAAAGCTCGTGGCGGAAGCCGAGATCTTGTTCGCAATCGTCGACGCGGAATAA
- the pgsA gene encoding CDP-diacylglycerol--glycerol-3-phosphate 3-phosphatidyltransferase, producing MNLPNLLTLLRLLLIPCYLWAFYATVSPHKVLALFVLLFAGLTDVLDGYIARTYKLETYAGQLLDPLADKLMMVAVLFTLIDSDRVPWVQAGLLVLRDVLMIIGAAFFYFQGKRAVPKANVWGKMTTLCYYIGICSIILAWPSDMAGEVFLWFTVALSYITTVLYVRSMEIITIRRRVY from the coding sequence TTGAACTTACCGAACTTGTTGACCCTGCTCAGGCTCTTATTGATTCCTTGTTATCTTTGGGCGTTCTATGCGACGGTAAGCCCTCACAAAGTTCTCGCGTTATTTGTGCTGTTGTTTGCCGGGCTGACGGATGTGCTGGACGGTTACATCGCGCGTACCTACAAACTAGAGACGTACGCGGGTCAATTACTCGATCCACTGGCCGACAAACTCATGATGGTCGCCGTGCTGTTCACACTCATCGACTCTGACCGAGTGCCGTGGGTTCAAGCTGGCCTTCTGGTCCTCCGTGACGTCTTGATGATCATCGGGGCCGCATTCTTCTATTTTCAGGGCAAACGCGCTGTGCCCAAGGCCAACGTCTGGGGCAAGATGACGACGCTTTGCTACTATATCGGCATTTGTTCCATCATTCTCGCGTGGCCCAGCGATATGGCGGGTGAAGTGTTCCTCTGGTTCACGGTCGCACTCTCCTATATCACGACCGTACTCTATGTGAGGTCGATGGAGATTATCACCATTCGCCGCCGGGTGTACTGA
- a CDS encoding flagellar hook-basal body protein has product MAMQSLWTGLSGLQASSGWLDRVGDNLANLNTVGFAQDQGTFADALTMQLDGSATDPTNARRTTPAGWRGGTGVQSVSEGRDFDGMNLQQTGNNMDFAIQGPGFFKVQGPNGPLYTKAGNFIWSRRADGTFQLATQNGYPVLSTTGQPIIKPANAQTMSVGPNGQVSFGNVKGPQLAIMEIGQPSSHLAAQGNNLYALTAGGTARPAQQSSVQQGYLSYSNVDESQAFADMMEAQQSFQLNSESISITNQMMGIADTIRS; this is encoded by the coding sequence ATGGCAATGCAATCGTTGTGGACAGGCCTCTCCGGACTGCAAGCGTCGTCTGGTTGGCTAGATCGAGTGGGGGATAACCTCGCGAACTTGAACACGGTCGGCTTCGCGCAAGATCAAGGCACTTTCGCGGACGCGTTGACGATGCAGCTTGATGGATCGGCTACCGATCCTACCAACGCCCGCCGCACAACACCTGCCGGCTGGCGCGGCGGCACGGGGGTGCAATCGGTCTCGGAGGGCCGCGACTTCGACGGGATGAACCTTCAACAGACTGGCAACAACATGGACTTCGCCATCCAAGGGCCGGGGTTCTTTAAAGTACAGGGCCCGAACGGACCCTTGTACACGAAGGCGGGGAACTTCATCTGGAGCCGCCGCGCCGACGGGACGTTCCAGTTGGCGACGCAGAACGGCTATCCTGTGCTGTCGACGACAGGCCAACCGATCATCAAACCGGCCAACGCCCAAACGATGTCGGTGGGCCCAAACGGCCAGGTATCCTTCGGCAACGTCAAGGGACCTCAGTTGGCGATTATGGAAATCGGCCAACCGTCCTCGCACCTCGCAGCGCAGGGGAACAACCTCTACGCGCTGACTGCCGGTGGAACAGCTCGTCCCGCACAGCAGTCGAGCGTGCAACAAGGCTACCTGTCGTACAGCAACGTGGACGAGAGCCAAGCGTTCGCCGACATGATGGAGGCACAACAAAGCTTTCAATTGAACTCGGAGAGCATTTCGATCACAAACCAGATGATGGGTATCGCGGACACGATCCGCTCGTAA
- a CDS encoding flagellar basal body rod C-terminal domain-containing protein produces MIPGLTTAAAGMLVDERAQQMLANNLANEDTPGFKVSMPEDIESPVQEIYESPYGGGSQSYVGQMGTGVTFQEGVPNFTAGTMQQTGRSLDVGISDTTLSGTYGTVLGATGEASAAGQVTVGNQGRLGINGQPLAVLDANGNVIQGVYAVRNPQYQGTALTGTASAPDYDAAGNPSFLFANAQGQIVGVPGQDTTQDMSIRVGNQADMGDHSFYPVDYVSSTGATGIALTKDGALQLDANNTLVDAAGHNILPIGANGLPIQGGRIVINPNYQGSSLFGSNGQALTDSSGQVSYRVYGPNNNVIPGGRLGTVDVDVTQVSPLGQTEFMVGNSLTAASVMPQLKPGTGQLNPGSLEGSNVDSTTIMTQMLNASSMYEANQRMVQTEDQLLQSAVTDVGKVSS; encoded by the coding sequence ATGATACCTGGATTGACCACAGCGGCCGCAGGGATGTTGGTCGACGAACGGGCGCAGCAGATGCTCGCCAACAACTTAGCGAATGAGGATACGCCGGGATTCAAGGTCTCTATGCCAGAGGACATCGAATCCCCCGTACAGGAGATTTACGAGTCGCCGTATGGCGGTGGAAGCCAATCCTACGTCGGGCAGATGGGCACAGGTGTCACCTTTCAAGAGGGCGTGCCGAACTTTACGGCGGGTACCATGCAGCAGACCGGGCGGTCGCTCGACGTCGGCATCTCCGATACGACCTTGAGCGGGACCTACGGCACGGTGCTGGGCGCGACGGGAGAGGCGAGTGCAGCGGGGCAGGTCACCGTCGGCAACCAGGGGCGCCTGGGGATCAACGGGCAACCACTCGCGGTGCTCGACGCCAACGGAAACGTGATCCAAGGCGTCTATGCGGTGCGCAATCCGCAGTACCAGGGCACCGCGTTGACTGGGACGGCGAGCGCGCCCGATTACGACGCAGCTGGCAATCCGTCGTTTCTCTTTGCGAATGCACAAGGGCAAATTGTCGGGGTGCCAGGGCAGGATACGACGCAGGACATGTCCATTCGCGTCGGCAATCAGGCAGATATGGGTGACCACAGTTTCTATCCGGTCGACTACGTGTCGTCCACTGGTGCCACCGGCATCGCACTGACGAAGGACGGTGCGCTGCAACTGGACGCCAACAACACGCTCGTCGATGCGGCGGGGCACAATATCCTCCCCATCGGAGCGAACGGGCTGCCTATTCAGGGCGGGAGGATCGTCATCAATCCGAACTACCAGGGGTCGAGCCTGTTTGGATCGAACGGGCAAGCGTTGACCGACTCGAGCGGCCAGGTTTCCTATCGCGTCTACGGTCCGAACAACAACGTGATACCCGGTGGCCGACTGGGGACGGTGGACGTCGATGTCACGCAGGTGAGCCCGCTCGGGCAGACGGAATTCATGGTCGGCAACAGCTTGACGGCCGCTTCCGTCATGCCGCAGTTGAAACCGGGGACGGGGCAATTGAACCCTGGCAGTCTCGAGGGGAGCAACGTCGATTCGACGACCATCATGACCCAAATGCTGAACGCCTCCAGCATGTACGAAGCCAACCAACGGATGGTGCAGACGGAAGACCAACTCCTCCAAAGTGCCGTCACCGACGTTGGCAAGGTGAGCAGTTAA
- a CDS encoding rod shape-determining protein, translating into MFSRDIGVDLGTANVLVHVKGQGIVLDEPSVVAIDQVTKQVVAVGEEARRMLGRTPGNIVAIRPLREGVIADFDVTEIMLRHFLRKIIGKSTFARPRLMICIPAGITSVEQKAVREAAEAVGVKKVDLIEEPKAAAIGAGLNIFEPSGSMVVDIGGGTTDIAVLSLGDVVTSASLRIAGDKLDEAIVKYIRREYNLMIGERTAEELKKELATVFPGGRQNDMDVRGRDMVTGLPKTVTVHAEEMRTALQEPIQAIIQATKSVLEKTSPELAADIFDKGVMLTGGGALVDGLDKLMQEELQIPVHIAENPMQCVVIGTGKVLDSPEWRRYREHQMAKPSRRRRKG; encoded by the coding sequence ATGTTTTCTCGGGATATTGGAGTCGACTTAGGAACCGCTAACGTGCTGGTGCACGTCAAAGGACAAGGAATTGTACTCGATGAACCCTCCGTCGTTGCGATAGATCAGGTGACAAAACAGGTGGTTGCTGTCGGCGAAGAAGCCCGCCGCATGCTCGGGCGAACGCCAGGTAACATCGTGGCCATTCGCCCGCTTCGTGAAGGTGTCATTGCAGATTTCGACGTTACGGAGATTATGCTTCGCCACTTCTTGCGCAAGATCATTGGCAAGAGCACGTTCGCTAGGCCGCGTCTCATGATCTGCATCCCGGCCGGGATTACGTCCGTCGAGCAGAAGGCGGTACGCGAAGCGGCGGAGGCCGTGGGCGTAAAGAAGGTGGACTTGATTGAGGAGCCAAAAGCCGCTGCGATTGGCGCTGGACTCAACATCTTTGAGCCTAGTGGGAGTATGGTCGTCGACATTGGTGGAGGAACGACAGACATTGCCGTCTTGTCTCTTGGCGACGTCGTCACCTCCGCTTCTCTCCGCATCGCTGGGGACAAGCTTGACGAAGCCATCGTCAAATACATACGCCGTGAATACAACCTCATGATTGGCGAACGGACGGCGGAAGAGTTGAAGAAGGAACTCGCAACCGTCTTTCCAGGCGGTCGCCAGAATGACATGGACGTGCGTGGACGCGATATGGTCACAGGTCTGCCGAAGACCGTCACGGTTCACGCCGAGGAGATGCGGACGGCGCTGCAAGAACCAATCCAAGCGATTATCCAGGCGACGAAGTCCGTGTTGGAGAAGACCTCCCCGGAACTCGCGGCGGATATTTTCGATAAAGGCGTCATGTTGACCGGCGGCGGGGCACTCGTCGACGGTTTGGACAAGCTCATGCAGGAAGAGTTGCAGATCCCGGTACATATTGCCGAAAATCCGATGCAGTGCGTGGTCATCGGTACGGGGAAGGTGCTCGACAGCCCCGAGTGGCGCCGATATCGCGAACACCAGATGGCGAAGCCGAGCCGTCGGCGCCGCAAAGGATAA
- the spoIIID gene encoding sporulation transcriptional regulator SpoIIID → MHDYIKERTLKIGEYIVETRNTVRTIAREFGVSKSTVHKDLTERLPEINPDLANRVKEILEYHKSIRHLRGGEATKLKYHKDDEPQIESKKFESRKGVSSGL, encoded by the coding sequence GTGCATGACTACATCAAGGAGCGTACTCTCAAAATCGGGGAATACATCGTCGAGACTCGCAACACAGTCCGCACGATAGCCCGGGAATTTGGCGTTTCAAAAAGTACCGTACACAAGGATCTCACCGAGCGCTTGCCGGAGATCAACCCTGACCTAGCGAACCGCGTCAAGGAGATTCTTGAGTATCACAAGTCCATCCGGCATCTGCGCGGTGGCGAAGCGACGAAGTTGAAGTACCACAAGGACGACGAACCGCAGATCGAGTCGAAAAAGTTCGAATCTCGTAAAGGAGTTTCCAGCGGCTTGTAG
- a CDS encoding M23 family metallopeptidase — protein sequence MDEKQHPNNENKKPDAHNKATGRPANAKRVMAKRWLYPAIYLGAAAVIIGLMYARSQMGSSPTSVTATDSNGTTTSIEQPKEPFVWPVADGTKTEVTVPFFPVKGTLQQQESALVEYDNEYYPHQGIDIKTSGGSSFEVDAALSGTVSKVDNQPLYGQEVVVQSPDGYTETYQSLESVDVKAGETIHQGQTLGTAGANVFEKSEGNHLYFQVDYNGQPVDPESLLPKQ from the coding sequence ATGGATGAAAAACAACATCCGAACAATGAAAACAAGAAACCGGATGCCCACAACAAAGCGACGGGGCGTCCAGCAAACGCAAAGCGTGTCATGGCAAAACGCTGGCTCTATCCAGCAATCTACCTTGGAGCAGCAGCTGTCATTATCGGATTGATGTATGCCCGCAGTCAAATGGGATCCAGTCCGACAAGTGTGACCGCCACGGATTCCAACGGGACGACCACATCGATTGAGCAGCCCAAGGAACCATTCGTTTGGCCAGTTGCTGACGGAACAAAAACCGAAGTCACGGTTCCGTTCTTCCCAGTAAAGGGCACGCTGCAGCAACAGGAGTCCGCTCTCGTGGAGTACGACAACGAATACTATCCGCACCAGGGGATCGACATCAAGACCTCCGGTGGATCTAGTTTCGAAGTCGACGCAGCTCTCAGCGGAACGGTCAGCAAAGTCGACAATCAACCGCTCTACGGCCAAGAGGTTGTCGTCCAAAGCCCGGATGGCTATACGGAAACTTATCAGTCTCTGGAATCGGTCGACGTCAAAGCGGGCGAGACCATTCACCAAGGACAGACCCTCGGTACGGCTGGTGCGAACGTGTTCGAGAAGAGCGAAGGCAACCACCTGTACTTCCAGGTTGATTACAACGGCCAACCGGTCGATCCCGAATCGCTCCTACCGAAGCAATAA
- a CDS encoding SpoIID/LytB domain-containing protein: MTQRRFVPTKRASNRAKGRAFTGGSPPNQPEADVTPSEVLRFVVRIALIFFAIVGLPTMIARSVHRGPMPDVTAWLHTSDAKRQIRVYSTETESTTTMTLNNYVLDVLSAEFSPGAPMASLKAAAVATRTYAIHAMTQRGGTPSVADQHGADVTDDASLDLPIATESDVEAEYPNQSLQFLSQLQAAVEATDGQIIVYQKKPILAFMFEESPGKTRSSVDALHQSIPYLPAIACPDDAVDPDRISANTFESRELGQAFGQAAVKLNQLKLTRAPDGFVTSVKAGDQTMTGADFAAKLSLPSTDFQWQVGKQGLTITSYGRGLDIGMSLHEAQALAAKGMDWQHILSHFYPGTSVQSDGEFV; encoded by the coding sequence ATGACGCAGCGGCGTTTCGTGCCGACCAAAAGAGCATCGAATCGAGCGAAGGGACGGGCATTCACAGGAGGATCGCCACCGAATCAACCAGAGGCGGACGTCACCCCGAGCGAAGTCCTGCGCTTTGTCGTTCGCATTGCGTTGATCTTTTTCGCCATTGTCGGCTTGCCGACGATGATCGCGAGAAGCGTGCACCGCGGGCCGATGCCAGATGTCACCGCCTGGCTCCACACGTCCGACGCCAAGCGCCAAATCCGCGTCTACAGTACGGAAACCGAGTCTACTACAACGATGACGTTGAACAACTACGTCCTCGACGTACTTTCCGCCGAATTTTCGCCCGGAGCCCCGATGGCGAGCCTCAAGGCAGCCGCTGTCGCCACGCGAACGTACGCCATCCACGCGATGACGCAACGAGGAGGTACGCCTTCTGTCGCCGATCAGCACGGCGCCGACGTCACAGACGACGCGTCGCTCGACCTGCCAATTGCTACCGAATCGGACGTCGAAGCGGAATACCCCAATCAGTCGCTTCAGTTTCTCTCGCAATTGCAAGCTGCAGTAGAAGCGACAGACGGTCAAATCATCGTCTATCAGAAGAAGCCAATCCTCGCGTTTATGTTTGAGGAGTCGCCGGGGAAGACGAGATCGAGTGTGGATGCCCTGCACCAGTCGATTCCGTACCTTCCTGCCATCGCTTGCCCGGATGACGCGGTCGATCCCGACCGCATCTCGGCAAACACGTTCGAATCCCGCGAACTCGGACAGGCGTTCGGACAGGCGGCGGTAAAGCTCAACCAACTCAAACTCACCCGCGCCCCAGATGGCTTCGTGACGTCTGTCAAAGCTGGCGATCAGACCATGACCGGTGCTGACTTCGCGGCGAAGCTAAGCCTCCCGTCGACCGACTTTCAGTGGCAGGTCGGCAAGCAAGGACTGACTATCACGTCCTATGGCAGAGGGCTCGACATCGGAATGAGTCTCCACGAGGCGCAGGCGCTCGCGGCGAAGGGGATGGACTGGCAACATATCCTATCTCATTTTTACCCAGGCACTTCAGTCCAGTCGGACGGCGAATTCGTGTGA
- the murA gene encoding UDP-N-acetylglucosamine 1-carboxyvinyltransferase has product MARILIEGGHRIEGTVRVSGAKNAVLPILAASLLAAEGVSDIDEVPHLLDVENMANTVAALGAAVEWQPGGVRIDARNIHSVTPPYDLVRRMRASFVVAGPLLARFGEAIIALPGGCNIGPRPVDLHIKGLEAMGATSVVENGFVHLKAPAGGLRGARIYLDIPSVGATQNIMMAAALANGQTIIENAAKEPENVDLANYLNAMGARVRGAGTDIIRIDGVDVMHGASHSVIPDRIEAGTFLVAGAMMGNGLYVENAVSQHIMSLIAKLEEAGAQVEDRVDGIKVWPCESGRMRPLDVKTHYYPSYPTDMQAQMVAALTVCSGTSTITETVFENRFMHVAELQRMGANIHIEGRTAVVEGVHSLSGARVTSTDLRAGAALVIAGLMADGQTEVHGLHHIDRGYDNLVGKFQAIGAKIERYDDDDEVDSSR; this is encoded by the coding sequence ATGGCAAGGATACTCATTGAAGGCGGACATCGTATTGAAGGGACCGTCCGCGTAAGCGGCGCAAAAAATGCCGTCTTACCGATTTTGGCTGCAAGCCTTCTCGCTGCAGAAGGTGTCAGCGATATTGATGAAGTGCCACATCTTTTAGATGTGGAGAATATGGCAAACACGGTGGCTGCACTCGGAGCTGCGGTGGAATGGCAGCCGGGTGGCGTTCGCATCGACGCGAGGAACATCCACAGCGTCACGCCACCGTATGATCTCGTGCGCCGTATGCGTGCCTCCTTTGTCGTTGCGGGACCGCTGTTGGCACGTTTTGGAGAGGCTATTATCGCCCTTCCGGGCGGCTGTAATATTGGCCCGCGCCCCGTAGATCTGCACATCAAAGGTCTCGAGGCCATGGGCGCGACATCCGTTGTCGAAAACGGCTTTGTCCACTTAAAGGCGCCCGCAGGGGGTCTTCGCGGTGCGCGGATTTATCTGGACATTCCAAGTGTCGGCGCAACGCAGAATATCATGATGGCGGCGGCCCTTGCGAACGGCCAGACCATCATCGAGAACGCGGCGAAAGAGCCTGAAAATGTCGATCTCGCCAACTACCTCAACGCCATGGGCGCTCGCGTGCGCGGTGCGGGTACGGATATCATCCGCATCGACGGCGTCGACGTGATGCACGGGGCTTCGCACTCGGTCATTCCGGATCGGATTGAGGCGGGGACGTTCCTCGTGGCAGGTGCCATGATGGGGAATGGTCTGTATGTGGAGAACGCGGTGTCGCAGCACATCATGTCTCTCATCGCCAAGTTGGAAGAAGCGGGTGCGCAGGTTGAGGACCGGGTCGACGGCATCAAAGTATGGCCTTGTGAGTCCGGGCGCATGCGTCCACTCGACGTCAAGACGCATTACTATCCGTCGTACCCGACCGACATGCAGGCGCAAATGGTGGCCGCATTGACCGTCTGCTCGGGCACCAGCACCATCACAGAGACGGTGTTTGAAAATCGTTTCATGCACGTGGCGGAGTTGCAACGCATGGGTGCGAACATCCACATCGAGGGCCGAACGGCCGTCGTGGAAGGGGTCCATTCCCTGTCAGGCGCGCGCGTGACCTCCACGGATTTGCGTGCCGGCGCGGCACTCGTCATCGCTGGTCTCATGGCGGACGGCCAGACGGAAGTGCACGGCTTGCACCATATCGATCGCGGCTACGACAACCTCGTCGGGAAGTTCCAGGCGATTGGCGCCAAAATCGAGCGCTATGACGACGATGACGAGGTGGACTCATCCCGTTGA
- a CDS encoding YwmB family TATA-box binding protein produces the protein MAQTNAQQRRARLRRRRIKRRVKQFVWASVFVAIGACLVHGPSGTTAQASTGGQAASSAVQSSDGTRQFNYLNTAYSATGATPTGYAIHDWTVLDANYHSEQQLEAIGQQLEQEFDLTNAKVTTRSEQNEKFYQVDGTWSGSTEIQLVLTSLQGGAASPQTTSTGSETVLTVTALGTSAGLNLFSAQYDAIEQTVSSVQGTPQMSAYFTGSLSAMTNEQQANTIASNALKSVHASTVEALRTTYETSLSGYSGDPLTYIDTNGKRMDLQVAVHDDTYHHRTDVLVGTPIITTTY, from the coding sequence ATGGCACAGACTAACGCGCAGCAGCGAAGGGCTCGACTCAGACGTCGTCGCATCAAACGGAGGGTCAAACAGTTCGTATGGGCGAGTGTGTTTGTCGCCATCGGAGCATGTCTGGTGCACGGTCCGTCGGGGACGACGGCACAGGCGTCCACAGGGGGTCAGGCCGCATCGAGTGCGGTGCAATCATCGGATGGTACGCGGCAGTTCAACTATCTGAATACGGCGTACTCCGCGACGGGAGCTACGCCGACCGGTTACGCGATCCACGACTGGACCGTGTTAGACGCCAATTACCATAGTGAACAACAACTGGAAGCTATCGGGCAACAGTTGGAGCAGGAATTTGACTTAACGAACGCGAAAGTAACTACTCGGTCCGAACAGAATGAAAAGTTTTATCAAGTGGACGGGACTTGGTCGGGTTCCACGGAGATACAACTGGTTCTGACGAGTCTGCAAGGTGGCGCGGCTTCGCCGCAAACCACTTCGACTGGTTCTGAAACGGTGCTCACGGTGACCGCGCTGGGAACTTCTGCGGGTCTCAATCTGTTCTCTGCTCAGTATGACGCCATCGAGCAGACGGTGTCATCTGTACAGGGTACGCCGCAGATGAGCGCGTACTTCACTGGCAGCCTGTCTGCCATGACGAACGAGCAACAAGCCAACACCATCGCGTCGAACGCCTTGAAGAGCGTACACGCGAGCACGGTCGAAGCGCTCAGAACCACCTATGAGACGAGTCTATCAGGGTATTCCGGAGACCCTCTGACGTACATTGATACGAATGGGAAGCGCATGGACCTACAAGTAGCTGTCCATGACGATACGTACCATCATAGAACTGACGTCTTGGTCGGAACACCGATTATAACCACAACGTACTAG
- a CDS encoding DUF1146 domain-containing protein, with protein sequence MTQTTASPPLTLGIDGTVALLFFFAGLLAAWWALSAVKWDKFVNQPLSPQVQMLRFFLALAGGLLAVLVAILILGSMLFVRAL encoded by the coding sequence ATGACCCAAACGACCGCAAGTCCGCCGCTGACGCTTGGAATCGACGGCACGGTGGCCCTGCTTTTCTTCTTTGCGGGCCTTCTTGCTGCCTGGTGGGCACTCAGCGCAGTCAAATGGGATAAGTTTGTGAACCAACCGTTGAGTCCGCAGGTCCAGATGTTGCGATTTTTTCTCGCGCTGGCCGGGGGATTGTTGGCGGTTTTGGTCGCCATCCTCATCCTTGGATCCATGCTGTTTGTGCGGGCGTTGTAG